The genomic window GCCGCTCACGAGGCGCATCCCGTCGTCACCCCCGGACTGATCGACGCGCACCTGCACCTCACTGGCGCGCGCTCTATGGACCCGATGCAGTGGGTAATCGAGTCTTCGGAACTGGGCGCGGCCCGAGCGACCGCGGACCTCCGCGACCTCCTCGCGGCGGGGTTCACCTCGGTTCGCGACGTCGGATCGCAAACGGGGCTCGGGCTCCGGGACGCCGTCGCGGAAGGCTCGATCCCGGGCCCGCGAATCTACACCAGCGCGCAGTCGATCAGCCAGACCGCCGGCCACGGCGACAGCCACTTCCTACCCTACGAGTGGGTCTCCGGGGGCGAGCGAGGCATCGGCACGCTCGCCGACGGCCCCGACGAGTGCCGGAAGGAGGCCAGGAAGCGGATCCGCGACGGCGTCGACGTCCTCAAGATCATGACGACCGGGGGCGTGCTGAGCGAGAAGGACGCCCCCGACCAGAGCCAGTTCACCGACGCGGAGGTCCAGGCCTTCGTCGAGGAGGCCCACCGCGTCGGCATTCCGGTCGCCTCCCACGCCCAGGGCGCACCCGGTATCAAGACCGCACTCCGGAACGGCGTCGACACCATCGAGCACGGCTTCTACCTCGACGAGGAGTGCCTCGACCTCTTCGAGGAGACCGGCGCGACCTTCGTCCCGACGCTCGCGATCATGTACCGCCTGATCGAGCACGGTGCCGACCACGGCGTCCCGGAGTACGGACTCGAGAAGTCCCGCGAGGCCAGCGAGTCGCACTTCGATGCCGTCGAGCGCGCCTACGACGCCGGGATTCCGATCGCCACGGGCACGGACTTCCTCGGCCCCGAACTCGTCCCCCACGGCGAGAACGCACTCGAACTCGAACTGCTCGCCGACGAGGTCGGAATGGACGAACACGACGTGCTTCAGTCGGCGACCCGGATCGCGGCGCGGACGGTCCCGGACGACGACGTCGGCACGCTGGAAGCCGGCAACCGCGCCGACGTGCTCGCGCTCGGGAGCGACCCGCTCGAGGATATTTCGGCAGTGCGGGACGTCGAAGCGGTCTGGACGGACGGCGCAGCCGTCGAGTTCTAGTGCAGTGCGGGGGCGGCGCCCCTCGATCCGAGCAGTCACGGCGAATCGATCGGATGGACGCGACGTGCTTCGCCTCAGCATTCAATACGATCGGGCGCCACCGACTGAAGCGTACGCATGAACATCGAACTCACGCACCAGCCCTCCTACACCCACGTCGTCGCCGACCTCGAGATGGGCGAGACCATCCTCGCGGAGCCAGGCGCGATGGTGAGCCACACGTCGACCGTCGCCGTCGACACCACGACGAGTCGAGACGGCCTGCTCTCCTCCGCCAAGTCGATGCTCGGCGGCGAGTCGGCGTTCGCCAACGAGTTCACTGCCGAGGACGGCCCTGGCACCGTCACGCTCGCGCCGCCGACCCCCGGCGACGTGAAGCACTTCCAGCTCGCCGAGGAGACGCTCTACGCCGTCGACGGCAGCTACCTCGCGTCCGATCCGGCGATCGACATCGACTCCGAACTCGGCGGGCTGAAGACCATGCTCGGGGGCGCGGGCCTCACCCCGCTCGCGCTCAAGGGCACGGGCGACGTCCTGATCGAGGCCTTCGGCGGCATCGAGTCAGTGGAGCTATCGGCCGACGAGACGTACACCATCGACAACGAGCACCTGGTCGCCTGGGAGGGCTCGGTCGACTTCGACGTTCGCCGCGTCGGCGGCCTCAAGTCCACGATCCTCAGCGGGGAAGGCCTCGTGCTCGACTTCTCGGGGCCGGGACGCGTCTGGTACCAGACCCGCGGCCTCGACTCCTTCATCGCCGCGATCGGCGAGAACGTGACGGCGGAGGGCCAGGACGGGCAGGGGAGTCCCGACATGGACTTCTTTTGAACGTGTCGCCCACGGCGCTCGATACACGGCTCCAGCCAGTGACCGGGCGCCTGCCGGATGGCCGCGTTTAAGCCACCGGCCGTCGCAACGACGAACATGGTCAACGACACGCTCCAGCGGATCGAGGAGGCCGGCGTCGTCGCCGTCCTGCGCGGCGTCGAACCCGACACGGTCGAGCAGGTCGCAGAAGCGATCGTCGAGGGGGGCGTCACCGCACTCGAGGTCACCGCCGACTCGCACGACGCGATGGACATGATCGAGACGCTCACCGAGACCGTCGGCGACGACGCGCTCGTCGGCGTCGGGACGGTGCTCGATTCGGAGACGACCCGTGCCGCGATCGCCGCCGGCGCCGAGTTCGTCGTCTGCCCGACCTTCGATCGCGGCGTCGTCGAAACGTGCAACCGCTACGGCGTGCCCGTCGCGCCTGGCGTCTTCACCCCGACCGAGGCCCAGCAGGCCTACGAGGCCGGCGCGGACGTCGTCAAGGTGTTCCCCGCGAAGTCCGGGGGTCCCGGGCACGTCTCCGCACTCAAGGGCCCGCTTGGCCACCTGAACGTGATCCCGACGGGTGGCGTCGGGCCGAGCAACGCTGGCGAGTACGTCGAGGCAGGTGCGATGGCCGTGGGTGCGGGCGGCGCGATCCTGGACCACGACGCCGTCGACGCAGGCGACTACGAGCAACTGACCGAGAACGCGGCCGCACTGGTTCGGGCCGTCGAGGACGCGCGGAACTGAGACTTTTGGAGCGCCGGCACCGTAGCGTGACGCCGTCACCGAGTAGCACGCGCGTACCGGCGTGGAC from Salinarchaeum sp. Harcht-Bsk1 includes these protein-coding regions:
- a CDS encoding TIGR00266 family protein, producing MNIELTHQPSYTHVVADLEMGETILAEPGAMVSHTSTVAVDTTTSRDGLLSSAKSMLGGESAFANEFTAEDGPGTVTLAPPTPGDVKHFQLAEETLYAVDGSYLASDPAIDIDSELGGLKTMLGGAGLTPLALKGTGDVLIEAFGGIESVELSADETYTIDNEHLVAWEGSVDFDVRRVGGLKSTILSGEGLVLDFSGPGRVWYQTRGLDSFIAAIGENVTAEGQDGQGSPDMDFF
- a CDS encoding amidohydrolase family protein, whose protein sequence is MRVIDADLLVTGRDAPPIEDGRIVIDEEDGTIDEVGTQEDVSATGDAAHEAHPVVTPGLIDAHLHLTGARSMDPMQWVIESSELGAARATADLRDLLAAGFTSVRDVGSQTGLGLRDAVAEGSIPGPRIYTSAQSISQTAGHGDSHFLPYEWVSGGERGIGTLADGPDECRKEARKRIRDGVDVLKIMTTGGVLSEKDAPDQSQFTDAEVQAFVEEAHRVGIPVASHAQGAPGIKTALRNGVDTIEHGFYLDEECLDLFEETGATFVPTLAIMYRLIEHGADHGVPEYGLEKSREASESHFDAVERAYDAGIPIATGTDFLGPELVPHGENALELELLADEVGMDEHDVLQSATRIAARTVPDDDVGTLEAGNRADVLALGSDPLEDISAVRDVEAVWTDGAAVEF
- a CDS encoding bifunctional 4-hydroxy-2-oxoglutarate aldolase/2-dehydro-3-deoxy-phosphogluconate aldolase; protein product: MVNDTLQRIEEAGVVAVLRGVEPDTVEQVAEAIVEGGVTALEVTADSHDAMDMIETLTETVGDDALVGVGTVLDSETTRAAIAAGAEFVVCPTFDRGVVETCNRYGVPVAPGVFTPTEAQQAYEAGADVVKVFPAKSGGPGHVSALKGPLGHLNVIPTGGVGPSNAGEYVEAGAMAVGAGGAILDHDAVDAGDYEQLTENAAALVRAVEDARN